A genomic segment from Streptosporangium roseum DSM 43021 encodes:
- a CDS encoding neutral zinc metallopeptidase — protein MAFSLVTGVGTANAATPSTAKTSVTETAKASVTKEQAPPRGRAAATTNPLYRTGTLPNLRCATGQIRAGSAASYRTFMTRVNRCLNLMWKTQFRKAKLPFAQPKLRFVTSRVSSPCGRWPSGAGGYYCSSNRTMYIGVTRAVLKNPYGPNHAQFMAHEYAHHVQQLAGIMNYYGQSVWRARSSTKLAFSRRLELQADCLGSAFLRQVADDLPVEQEQWDAMVRWVDENGHKSWPTNDHGKGRSQAYWMERGFNAASPSACNTWTASSRSVA, from the coding sequence TTGGCTTTCTCCCTGGTCACGGGCGTCGGTACCGCGAACGCCGCCACTCCGTCGACCGCCAAGACCTCCGTGACGGAGACAGCCAAGGCCTCCGTCACGAAGGAGCAGGCTCCCCCGCGCGGCCGCGCCGCCGCGACGACCAACCCCCTCTACCGGACGGGCACGCTGCCCAACCTGCGGTGCGCGACCGGACAGATCCGCGCGGGGAGCGCGGCTTCCTACAGAACCTTCATGACCCGCGTCAACCGCTGCCTGAACCTGATGTGGAAGACCCAGTTCAGGAAGGCGAAGCTGCCCTTCGCCCAGCCCAAGCTCCGCTTCGTCACCTCCAGGGTGAGCAGCCCCTGCGGCCGCTGGCCCAGCGGCGCGGGCGGCTACTACTGCTCCAGCAACCGCACCATGTACATCGGGGTCACCCGGGCGGTGCTGAAGAACCCGTACGGGCCGAACCACGCCCAGTTCATGGCGCACGAGTACGCGCACCACGTGCAGCAGCTCGCCGGCATCATGAACTACTACGGCCAGAGCGTCTGGCGCGCCAGGTCCTCCACCAAGCTCGCCTTCTCCCGCCGCCTCGAACTGCAGGCCGACTGCCTGGGCTCCGCATTCCTGCGGCAGGTCGCCGACGATCTGCCGGTCGAGCAGGAGCAGTGGGACGCGATGGTCCGGTGGGTGGACGAGAACGGTCACAAGAGCTGGCCGACCAACGACCACGGCAAGGGCCGCAGCCAGGCCTACTGGATGGAACGCGGTTTCAACGCGGCCTCCCCGTCCGCATGCAACACCTGGACCGCCTCCTCCCGTAGCGTCGCCTGA
- a CDS encoding neutral zinc metallopeptidase — protein sequence MRTPLISLLSGVLASLLFAGTAGAGVAEQSGPVPTGKAALTGNPIYKSGKLDLKKCEEQPVRPDDLDSSRIYLEFLMDCLNESWEYQFSKAKLPFSKPRLETISRIGRPTGCGDFPEGAQAVYCPINKKITFFLSPSILSQPTELFLFQVMAHEYGHHVQQLSGIMGAVDGRKYKSAKEFLPVLRKVELQAECLSGAFIGSVWQSLDRRQSDFTYVLRAAYDTASHGKAANIAYWLKRGFDQEGPGACNTFSAPKSKVA from the coding sequence ATGCGTACCCCCCTTATCTCCCTGCTCTCCGGCGTGCTCGCGAGCCTGCTGTTCGCCGGAACCGCCGGCGCAGGCGTCGCCGAGCAGTCCGGGCCGGTACCCACGGGCAAAGCGGCCCTGACCGGCAACCCGATCTACAAGAGCGGGAAGCTCGATCTCAAGAAGTGCGAGGAGCAGCCCGTCCGCCCCGACGACCTCGACTCCTCGCGGATCTACCTCGAATTCCTGATGGACTGCCTCAACGAGAGCTGGGAGTACCAGTTCTCCAAGGCGAAGCTGCCGTTCTCCAAGCCCCGGCTCGAAACAATCTCCCGGATCGGCCGCCCCACCGGCTGCGGTGACTTCCCCGAGGGTGCCCAGGCGGTCTACTGCCCGATCAACAAGAAGATCACCTTCTTCCTCAGCCCGTCGATCCTCTCCCAGCCGACCGAGCTGTTCCTGTTCCAGGTGATGGCCCACGAGTACGGCCACCACGTGCAGCAGCTCTCCGGGATCATGGGCGCGGTCGACGGCCGGAAGTACAAGAGCGCCAAGGAATTCCTGCCCGTGCTCCGCAAGGTCGAGCTCCAGGCCGAGTGCCTCAGCGGCGCCTTCATCGGCAGCGTCTGGCAGTCCCTGGACCGCCGCCAGTCCGACTTCACCTACGTCCTGCGCGCCGCCTACGACACCGCCAGCCACGGAAAGGCCGCCAACATCGCCTACTGGTTGAAGCGCGGCTTCGACCAGGAGGGCCCCGGCGCCTGCAACACCTTCTCCGCTCCCAAGTCCAAGGTCGCCTGA
- a CDS encoding ROK family transcriptional regulator, translated as MRAGPSQEEIRRHNLGALLRHVHLGGPTSRAELTSRMGLNRSTIMALTADLTAAGLVREELPRETGRAGRPSLVVRPESARVYVFALDVGVDRLVAARVGLGGTILDRREAVRRRGPFSLDEIVGPLAGFARQMHRKTRPDTVCVGVAAAFAGGVSRSDGVIRFGPNMGSVDVPFAEEMARRLAFGLPVTVGNDANLAALAEHTRGVGVGCRDLVYLHGDVGIGGGVIVNGQLLGGHEGFGGEIGHMIVNPKGRPCGCGSLGCLEAEAGERAVLEAAGRFGAQMGRDAVRAVVDAADRGDIVAQAALSRVGDWLGLGVANLVNVFNPEMVVFGGMLREVYLGSAAQVRSRLAVDALPPSRDSLRLRTSALGDDATLVGAAELAFAQVLADPLEVLARAGS; from the coding sequence ATGCGGGCTGGCCCCTCCCAGGAGGAGATCCGGCGCCACAACCTCGGCGCCCTCCTCCGCCATGTGCACCTCGGCGGCCCCACCTCGCGCGCGGAACTCACCAGCCGGATGGGACTCAACCGCAGCACCATCATGGCCCTCACCGCCGACCTGACCGCCGCGGGCCTGGTCCGGGAGGAGTTGCCCAGGGAGACCGGCCGCGCCGGGCGCCCGTCCCTCGTGGTCCGCCCGGAGTCGGCGCGGGTCTACGTGTTCGCCCTCGACGTGGGCGTCGACCGGCTGGTCGCCGCCCGGGTCGGCCTCGGCGGCACGATCCTGGACCGGCGCGAGGCGGTACGGCGGCGCGGCCCGTTCTCGCTGGACGAGATCGTCGGGCCACTCGCCGGGTTCGCCCGGCAGATGCACCGCAAGACCAGGCCGGACACGGTGTGCGTCGGGGTGGCGGCCGCCTTCGCCGGCGGGGTGAGCCGCAGCGACGGGGTCATCAGGTTCGGGCCGAACATGGGCTCGGTGGACGTGCCGTTCGCCGAGGAGATGGCCCGCAGGCTGGCCTTCGGCCTGCCGGTGACGGTGGGCAACGACGCCAATCTCGCCGCCCTCGCCGAGCACACCCGGGGGGTCGGCGTCGGCTGCCGCGACCTCGTCTACCTCCACGGGGACGTGGGCATCGGCGGCGGCGTGATCGTCAACGGCCAGCTCCTCGGCGGTCACGAGGGCTTCGGCGGTGAGATCGGGCACATGATCGTCAATCCCAAGGGCCGTCCCTGCGGCTGCGGTTCGCTCGGCTGCCTGGAGGCGGAGGCGGGGGAGCGGGCCGTGCTGGAGGCCGCCGGCCGGTTCGGCGCCCAGATGGGCAGGGACGCCGTCCGTGCCGTGGTCGACGCCGCCGACCGCGGCGACATCGTCGCGCAGGCGGCGCTGAGCCGTGTCGGCGACTGGCTGGGCCTGGGCGTCGCCAACCTCGTCAACGTCTTCAACCCCGAGATGGTCGTCTTCGGCGGCATGCTCCGGGAGGTCTACCTCGGCTCCGCCGCGCAGGTCCGCAGCCGTCTGGCCGTCGACGCCCTGCCTCCCTCGCGTGACAGCCTCCGCCTGCGTACGTCGGCCCTCGGCGATGACGCCACCCTCGTCGGCGCCGCCGAGCTCGCCTTCGCCCAGGTCCTCGCCGACCCCCTCGAAGTCCTCGCCCGCGCGGGCTCCTGA
- a CDS encoding sugar ABC transporter permease, whose amino-acid sequence MSATISPERKAEAPSISANVRGYAERVRGGDMGALPAVFGLVVLCTVFAVLRPSFLTAGNFANLLTQGAAVTVIAMGLVFVLLLGEIDLSAGFASGVCASILAILLTNQGLPWYVAVGAAILAGVVIGATLGSIVTKLGIPSFVVTLAAFLAFQGLVLLLIKGGTIIAIRDETILAVANKNLPPALGWGLLVAGVAAYAGLQLLRARKRAVRGLASDPISLIAVRVGALALLGGLAVYFLNVERSRNAAVVSLAGVPIVVPVIVVLLLIWTFVLRRTAFGRHLYAVGGNAEAARRAGINVDRMKISAFVICSSMAAVGGIIAASRASSVDPNTGGSNVLLYAVGAAVIGGTSLFGGKGRVLDAILGGTVVAVIENGMGLMGYSSGVKFMVTGSVLLLAAGVDALSRKRAAATGLR is encoded by the coding sequence ATGAGCGCCACGATTTCCCCCGAGCGCAAGGCCGAGGCGCCCTCGATCAGCGCCAACGTCCGCGGTTACGCCGAGCGGGTGCGCGGTGGCGACATGGGCGCGCTGCCCGCCGTGTTCGGCCTCGTCGTGCTCTGCACGGTCTTCGCCGTCCTGCGCCCCTCCTTCCTCACCGCGGGCAACTTCGCCAACCTGCTCACCCAGGGCGCCGCGGTCACCGTGATCGCCATGGGCCTGGTCTTCGTGCTGCTCCTGGGCGAGATCGACCTGTCGGCGGGCTTCGCCAGCGGTGTCTGCGCCTCGATCCTGGCGATCCTGCTCACCAACCAGGGTCTGCCCTGGTACGTGGCGGTGGGCGCGGCCATCCTGGCCGGTGTGGTGATCGGCGCCACGCTCGGCTCCATCGTCACCAAACTCGGCATCCCCTCCTTCGTGGTGACGCTCGCCGCCTTCCTGGCCTTCCAGGGGCTCGTCCTCCTGCTGATCAAGGGTGGCACCATCATCGCCATCCGCGACGAGACGATCCTCGCCGTCGCCAACAAGAACCTCCCGCCCGCGCTGGGCTGGGGGCTGCTGGTGGCCGGCGTCGCCGCCTACGCAGGGCTGCAGCTGCTGCGGGCACGCAAGCGGGCCGTCCGGGGCCTGGCGTCCGACCCGATCTCGCTGATCGCGGTCCGGGTGGGGGCACTGGCACTGCTCGGCGGGCTCGCGGTCTACTTCCTCAACGTGGAGCGCAGCCGCAACGCGGCGGTCGTCTCGCTCGCGGGCGTGCCGATCGTGGTGCCGGTCATCGTGGTGCTCCTGCTGATCTGGACGTTCGTGCTCCGCCGTACCGCGTTCGGACGCCACCTCTACGCGGTCGGCGGCAACGCCGAGGCCGCGCGGCGGGCGGGCATCAACGTCGACCGGATGAAGATCAGCGCGTTCGTGATCTGCTCCTCCATGGCCGCCGTCGGCGGCATCATCGCGGCGTCCCGGGCCAGCTCGGTCGACCCCAACACCGGCGGCAGCAACGTGCTGCTGTACGCGGTGGGCGCCGCCGTCATCGGCGGGACCAGTCTGTTCGGCGGCAAGGGCCGGGTGCTGGACGCGATCCTCGGCGGTACCGTGGTCGCGGTCATCGAAAACGGCATGGGCCTGATGGGCTACAGCTCCGGCGTGAAGTTCATGGTCACCGGCTCGGTACTGCTGCTGGCCGCAGGGGTGGACGCACTGTCCCGCAAGCGGGCGGCCGCCACTGGTCTAAGGTGA
- a CDS encoding ATP-binding cassette domain-containing protein produces MTPVLELRGIDKSFGPVQVLHDVAFSVYPGEVTALVGDNGAGKSTLVKCVGGIHPIDSGEYLFDGKPVQIHSPRDAAELGIEIVYQDLALCDNLDIVQNMFLGREHKRGLVLDEDTMEEMAAKTLESLSVRTVKSIRQHVASLSGGQRQTVAIAKAVLWNSKVVILDEPTAALGVAQTAQVLELVRRLADQGLAVVLISHNMNDVFAVSDRIAALYLGRMAAQVKTSDVTHAQVVELITSGRSGDLGLTNGVTV; encoded by the coding sequence ATGACCCCCGTTCTGGAACTCCGCGGGATCGACAAGAGCTTCGGTCCCGTGCAGGTTCTCCACGACGTCGCCTTCTCCGTCTACCCCGGGGAGGTGACCGCGCTGGTCGGCGACAACGGCGCGGGCAAGTCCACCCTCGTCAAGTGCGTCGGCGGCATCCACCCGATCGACTCGGGCGAGTATCTCTTCGACGGCAAGCCCGTCCAGATCCACAGCCCGCGTGACGCCGCGGAACTGGGTATCGAGATCGTCTACCAGGACCTCGCGCTCTGCGACAACCTCGACATCGTCCAGAACATGTTCCTCGGCCGTGAGCACAAGCGCGGCCTCGTGCTCGACGAGGACACGATGGAGGAGATGGCGGCCAAGACCCTGGAGAGCCTGTCGGTCAGGACCGTCAAGTCCATCCGCCAGCACGTCGCCAGTCTCTCCGGCGGCCAGCGGCAGACCGTGGCCATCGCCAAGGCCGTGCTCTGGAACAGCAAGGTCGTCATCCTCGACGAGCCCACCGCCGCGCTCGGCGTGGCCCAGACGGCACAGGTGCTGGAACTGGTCCGCCGCCTGGCCGACCAGGGCCTGGCCGTCGTGCTGATCTCACACAACATGAACGACGTGTTCGCCGTGTCCGACCGGATCGCAGCCCTCTACCTCGGCCGGATGGCGGCCCAGGTGAAGACCTCCGACGTCACTCACGCGCAGGTCGTCGAACTGATCACCTCTGGCCGGAGCGGGGACCTCGGCCTCACCAACGGAGTCACGGTATGA
- a CDS encoding sugar ABC transporter substrate-binding protein — MRKGILSLTAAAAAMTLGLTACGGESGDTTTAQNSAAPAESKAAGKVGVILPDSKSSARWETADRKYLEEAFKAAGVAYDIQNAQGDKTQFQTIADQMITNGATVLMIVNLDSGTGKAVLDKAKAQGVATIDYDRLTLNGGASYYVSFDNTKVGTLQGEGLVKCLTDKKADKPIVAELNGSPTDNNATLFKNGYDGVLKPKYDAKEYVKGPDQSVPDWDNAQAGTIFEQMLTEQPKIAGVLAANDGLGNAAIAVLKKNSLNGKVPVTGQDATVQGLQNILAGDQCMTVYKAIKKEADAGAALAIALAKGEKPAASGSVKDTESGADVPAVLLDPQAIFFDSVKDVVADGFVTKDELCAGEFAAKCTEAGIQ; from the coding sequence ATGCGCAAGGGGATCCTCAGCCTGACCGCCGCCGCTGCGGCGATGACCCTCGGTCTCACCGCCTGCGGGGGCGAGAGCGGCGACACCACCACCGCCCAGAACAGCGCCGCCCCCGCCGAGAGCAAGGCCGCCGGAAAGGTCGGCGTCATCCTGCCGGACAGCAAGTCCTCCGCCCGCTGGGAGACCGCGGACCGCAAGTACCTGGAGGAGGCGTTCAAGGCCGCGGGCGTCGCCTACGACATCCAGAACGCCCAGGGTGACAAGACCCAGTTCCAGACCATCGCCGACCAGATGATCACCAATGGCGCGACCGTGCTGATGATCGTCAACCTGGACAGCGGCACCGGCAAGGCCGTGCTCGACAAGGCCAAGGCCCAGGGTGTGGCCACCATCGACTACGACCGCCTCACCCTCAACGGCGGCGCCTCCTACTACGTCAGCTTCGACAACACCAAGGTCGGCACCCTGCAGGGTGAGGGCCTGGTGAAGTGCCTGACCGACAAGAAGGCCGACAAGCCGATCGTGGCCGAGCTCAACGGCTCGCCCACCGACAACAACGCCACGCTGTTCAAGAACGGCTACGACGGCGTGCTCAAGCCCAAGTACGACGCCAAGGAGTACGTCAAGGGCCCGGACCAGTCCGTGCCGGACTGGGACAACGCGCAGGCGGGCACGATCTTCGAGCAGATGCTCACCGAGCAGCCGAAGATCGCCGGCGTGCTGGCCGCCAACGACGGCCTGGGCAACGCCGCCATCGCCGTGCTGAAGAAGAACAGCCTCAACGGCAAGGTCCCGGTCACCGGCCAGGACGCCACCGTGCAGGGTCTGCAGAACATCCTCGCCGGCGACCAGTGCATGACGGTCTACAAGGCGATCAAGAAGGAGGCCGACGCGGGGGCCGCGCTCGCCATCGCGCTGGCCAAGGGTGAGAAGCCCGCGGCCTCCGGTTCGGTGAAGGACACCGAGAGCGGCGCGGACGTGCCGGCGGTCCTGCTCGACCCGCAGGCCATCTTCTTCGACAGCGTCAAGGACGTCGTGGCAGACGGGTTCGTGACCAAGGACGAGCTGTGCGCCGGCGAGTTCGCCGCCAAGTGCACCGAGGCCGGAATCCAGTAA